The following are from one region of the Mesorhizobium sp. B2-8-5 genome:
- a CDS encoding aromatic amino acid transaminase produces the protein MFETLQPAPADKILALIGLYRNDPRPGKVDLGVGVYKDIDGRTPVMRAVREAEKRLLASQDTKTYLGLAGDTGFNAAMIKLAFGEKADPSRIRAAQAPGGSGALRLVAELLQRTRPGATVWLSDPTWPNHLPVMRAAGLQVRDYPYFDAASGAVRFDEMLATLKTANSGDVVLLHGCCHNPTGANLNAAQWAKVADVLLERGLLPFVDIAYQGFGEGLDADAAGLQLLAGKVPEMVVASSCSKNFAVYRDRVGAAMIMAKDGAQADVAMSQMLAAARALYSMPPDHGAAAVRMVLEDASLRKDWETELEEMRLRMLRLRVAFAEALRRQSNSDRFDFVASHRGMFSRLGLTEAQVERLRTEHAVYMVGDSRINVAGLPEDGMDDLAKAIVSVLD, from the coding sequence GACCTCGGTGTCGGCGTCTACAAGGACATCGACGGCAGGACGCCGGTGATGCGCGCCGTGCGCGAGGCCGAGAAGCGGCTGCTGGCCAGCCAGGACACCAAGACCTATCTCGGCCTTGCCGGCGATACCGGCTTCAACGCCGCCATGATCAAGCTCGCCTTCGGCGAGAAGGCCGACCCTTCGCGCATCCGCGCGGCACAGGCGCCGGGCGGATCCGGCGCGCTCAGGCTGGTGGCGGAGCTTCTGCAGCGCACGCGTCCCGGCGCGACGGTCTGGCTGTCCGACCCGACCTGGCCGAACCATCTGCCGGTGATGCGCGCCGCCGGTCTGCAAGTCCGCGACTATCCTTATTTCGATGCTGCTTCCGGCGCTGTCCGCTTCGACGAGATGCTGGCGACGCTCAAGACGGCCAACAGCGGCGATGTCGTGCTGCTGCATGGCTGCTGCCACAACCCGACCGGCGCCAATCTCAATGCCGCGCAGTGGGCCAAGGTCGCCGATGTGCTGCTGGAGCGCGGTCTGCTGCCTTTCGTCGACATTGCCTACCAGGGCTTTGGCGAGGGCCTCGACGCCGACGCCGCCGGTCTGCAGCTCTTGGCCGGCAAGGTGCCGGAAATGGTCGTCGCCTCGAGCTGCTCGAAGAATTTCGCCGTCTATCGCGACCGCGTCGGCGCCGCGATGATCATGGCCAAGGACGGCGCCCAGGCGGACGTGGCGATGAGCCAGATGCTGGCGGCGGCGCGCGCGCTCTATTCGATGCCGCCGGACCATGGCGCGGCGGCCGTGCGCATGGTGCTGGAGGACGCCAGCCTGAGAAAGGATTGGGAGACGGAGCTCGAGGAGATGCGGCTGCGCATGCTCAGGCTGCGCGTCGCCTTCGCCGAAGCCCTCAGGCGTCAGTCCAACTCTGATCGCTTCGATTTCGTCGCCAGTCATCGCGGCATGTTTTCGCGGCTCGGCTTGACCGAGGCGCAAGTCGAACGCCTGCGCACTGAGCACGCCGTCTATATGGTCGGCGACAGCCGCATCAACGTGGCCGGCCTGCCGGAGGACGGCATGGACGATCTCGCCAAGGCGATCGTTTCGGTGCTTGACTGA
- the hfq gene encoding RNA chaperone Hfq — protein MAERSQNLQDLFLNSVRKSKNPLTIFLINGVKLTGVVTSFDNFCVLLRRDGHSQLVYKHAISTIMPSQPVQMFDGEESQGA, from the coding sequence ATGGCGGAACGATCGCAAAACCTTCAGGACCTGTTCCTGAATTCAGTTCGCAAGAGCAAAAATCCACTTACCATCTTCCTCATCAACGGCGTGAAGCTGACCGGTGTCGTCACTTCGTTCGACAATTTTTGTGTGTTGTTGCGGCGTGACGGGCACTCCCAGCTCGTCTACAAGCACGCCATTTCCACGATCATGCCGAGCCAGCCGGTTCAGATGTTCGATGGCGAGGAAAGCCAGGGCGCCTGA
- the hflX gene encoding GTPase HflX produces MARDKDADRSVRGKQGHQLGPESKDPTRAVVIVPVLTRQPRGDDESSRPRLSRSADARHDEAVGLASAIDLNPVHTAVVTVADPRPATLLGSGKVAEFADIVKARKAELVIVDHPLTPVQQRNLEKELNAKVLDRTGLILEIFGERARTKEGTLQVELAHLNYQKGRLVRSWTHLERQRGGAGFLGGPGETQIESDRRILQDKITKLKHELETVRRTRDLHRAKRKKVPFPVVAIVGYTNAGKSTLFNRLTGAGVLAEDMLFATLDPTLRRVRLPHGTPVILSDTVGFISDLPTHLVAAFRATLEEVVEADLVLHLRDISDPDTAAQAEDVERILGDLGVDAADANRVIEVWNKIDLLDEGNRERLLDEGASGKSPPIAISAVTGEGLDTLKALIETRVSGELETMTVTLSPAQLGQVDWLYRNGDVVSRTDNEDGSVTLSLTATHSARREIESRLHRKGS; encoded by the coding sequence TTGGCACGTGATAAGGACGCGGACCGCAGCGTTCGCGGGAAACAAGGACATCAACTCGGGCCGGAATCCAAGGATCCGACCCGGGCCGTTGTCATTGTGCCGGTGCTTACCCGCCAGCCGCGCGGCGACGATGAGTCGAGTCGCCCGCGTCTGAGCCGTTCGGCGGATGCACGCCACGACGAAGCAGTCGGCCTTGCCAGCGCCATCGATCTCAACCCGGTTCACACCGCGGTGGTGACGGTTGCCGATCCGCGGCCGGCCACGCTGCTCGGCAGCGGCAAGGTGGCCGAGTTCGCGGATATCGTGAAGGCACGCAAGGCGGAACTGGTCATTGTCGACCATCCGCTGACCCCGGTGCAGCAGCGCAATCTCGAAAAGGAACTGAACGCCAAGGTGCTCGATCGCACCGGGCTCATCCTCGAGATCTTCGGCGAGCGGGCGCGCACCAAGGAAGGCACGCTGCAGGTCGAACTCGCCCATCTCAACTACCAGAAGGGCCGCCTGGTGCGGAGCTGGACTCACCTCGAGCGGCAGCGCGGCGGCGCCGGCTTCCTCGGCGGTCCCGGCGAAACCCAGATCGAATCCGACCGTCGCATCCTGCAGGACAAGATCACCAAGCTGAAGCATGAGCTGGAAACGGTGCGGCGCACACGCGACCTGCATCGCGCCAAGCGCAAGAAGGTGCCTTTCCCGGTGGTGGCGATCGTCGGCTACACCAATGCCGGCAAGTCGACGCTGTTCAACCGGTTGACCGGGGCAGGGGTGCTGGCCGAGGACATGCTGTTCGCGACGCTGGATCCGACGTTGCGGCGCGTGCGGCTGCCGCACGGCACGCCGGTCATCCTGTCCGACACGGTGGGCTTCATTTCCGACCTTCCGACGCATCTGGTGGCGGCCTTCCGGGCAACGCTGGAAGAGGTGGTCGAGGCGGATCTGGTGCTGCATTTGCGCGACATCTCCGATCCCGATACGGCGGCCCAGGCTGAGGACGTCGAACGCATCCTTGGCGATCTCGGCGTCGACGCCGCCGACGCGAACCGCGTGATCGAGGTCTGGAACAAGATTGATCTCCTAGACGAAGGCAATCGCGAGCGGCTGCTTGACGAAGGGGCAAGCGGCAAGTCTCCACCGATAGCCATTTCAGCGGTGACCGGCGAAGGACTGGACACGCTGAAAGCGCTCATCGAAACGCGGGTGTCGGGCGAGCTGGAAACGATGACCGTGACGTTGAGCCCGGCGCAGCTCGGCCAGGTCGACTGGCTCTACCGCAACGGCGACGTCGTTTCGCGCACCGACAATGAGGACGGCAGCGTCACCCTCTCGCTTACGGCCACGCATAGCGCCAGGCGGGAAATCGAGAGCCGCCTGCATCGCAAGGGCAGCTAA
- the mazG gene encoding nucleoside triphosphate pyrophosphohydrolase has product MKPSKDISRLIEIMAALRAPKTGCPWDIEQNFTTIAPYTIEEAYEVADAIARGDFDDLREELGDLLLQVVYHAQMAEEIGEFAFGDVVEAITTKMISRHPHVFGDEKARSAGMAKGMWEKIKTVEKAEKRDARIARGLDPEDHGKGYLDSVPVALPALTRALKLQEKAARVGFDWSEAAPILDKIEEEIGELREALATGDAAPIKDEFGDMLFAVVNFGRHLKLDSEAALSGTNDKFRSRFHYVEQALEASGGSLEKATLDEMEALWQQAKSAKESAD; this is encoded by the coding sequence ATGAAGCCCTCCAAGGACATTTCCCGGCTGATCGAGATCATGGCGGCGCTGCGAGCGCCGAAGACCGGCTGCCCCTGGGATATCGAGCAGAATTTTACGACCATCGCGCCCTACACGATCGAGGAGGCCTATGAAGTGGCCGACGCGATCGCGCGCGGCGATTTCGACGATCTGCGCGAGGAGCTGGGCGATCTGCTGCTGCAGGTCGTCTACCACGCGCAGATGGCCGAGGAGATCGGCGAGTTCGCTTTCGGCGATGTCGTCGAGGCCATCACCACCAAGATGATCAGCCGCCATCCGCACGTCTTCGGCGACGAGAAGGCGCGCAGCGCCGGCATGGCCAAGGGCATGTGGGAGAAGATCAAGACCGTAGAAAAGGCCGAGAAGCGCGACGCCCGCATCGCCCGCGGTCTCGACCCGGAAGATCACGGCAAAGGCTATCTCGACAGCGTGCCGGTCGCGCTCCCTGCCCTGACGCGCGCCCTGAAGCTGCAGGAGAAGGCAGCGCGCGTCGGCTTCGACTGGAGCGAGGCAGCCCCGATCCTCGACAAGATAGAGGAAGAGATCGGGGAATTGCGCGAGGCGCTCGCCACCGGTGACGCGGCTCCGATCAAGGACGAGTTCGGCGACATGCTGTTTGCCGTCGTCAATTTCGGCCGCCACCTCAAGCTCGATTCGGAAGCGGCGCTCAGCGGCACCAACGACAAGTTCCGCTCGCGCTTTCACTATGTCGAGCAAGCCTTGGAAGCTTCGGGCGGTTCACTGGAGAAGGCAACGCTCGACGAAATGGAAGCGCTCTGGCAGCAGGCCAAAAGCGCCAAGGAATCAGCCGATTAG
- a CDS encoding D-amino-acid transaminase, which translates to MPRIAYVNGRYVVHAQASVHIEDRGYQFADGVYEVCEVARGHIVDMPRHLARLKRSLKELSIAWPVSEGVLPMLLREVVNRNGVINGLVYVQVTRGVASREFVFPPAGTRPSLVITARKADPAAAAKRVEAGIKVITVPENRWDRVDIKSTGLLPNVLAKQKAKEAGAQEAWFVDTDGNVKEGGSSNAWIVTRDGVLVTRPAEHGILRGITRTTLFDVAAKLGLKIEERGFSVTEAKAAREAFISSATTIAMPVVEIDGAPIANGHPGSMTLSLRQAFFDVAEKSPA; encoded by the coding sequence ATGCCGCGCATTGCCTATGTCAACGGGCGCTATGTCGTCCATGCCCAAGCCAGCGTCCATATTGAGGACCGTGGCTACCAGTTCGCGGACGGCGTCTATGAGGTCTGCGAAGTGGCGCGCGGCCATATCGTCGATATGCCGCGCCATCTTGCCCGGCTCAAGCGCTCGCTCAAGGAACTGTCGATCGCCTGGCCGGTCTCGGAAGGCGTCCTGCCGATGCTGCTGCGCGAGGTGGTCAATCGCAACGGCGTCATCAACGGCCTTGTCTATGTGCAGGTGACACGCGGCGTCGCCAGCCGTGAGTTCGTGTTTCCGCCGGCAGGCACGAGGCCTTCCCTGGTCATAACCGCCAGAAAGGCCGATCCGGCCGCGGCGGCGAAGCGGGTGGAAGCCGGCATCAAGGTCATCACGGTGCCCGAGAATCGCTGGGACCGCGTCGACATCAAGAGCACGGGCCTCTTGCCCAATGTGCTCGCCAAGCAGAAGGCCAAGGAAGCCGGCGCCCAGGAAGCCTGGTTCGTCGACACCGACGGCAACGTCAAGGAAGGCGGCTCGTCCAACGCCTGGATCGTCACCCGGGACGGCGTCCTGGTGACCCGGCCGGCCGAGCACGGCATCCTGCGCGGCATCACCCGCACGACGCTTTTCGACGTCGCCGCAAAGCTCGGCCTCAAGATCGAAGAACGTGGTTTTTCGGTCACCGAGGCCAAGGCGGCCAGGGAAGCGTTCATCAGTTCGGCGACCACAATCGCCATGCCGGTGGTCGAAATTGACGGCGCGCCGATCGCAAATGGACATCCTGGTTCCATGACACTTTCGTTGCGGCAGGCCTTTTTTGACGTTGCGGAAAAAAGTCCAGCCTGA